The DNA window CATTTACCGGCAGATCTGGGGCAAGCACTACGGTCGCAAGCACATGTATTCCGTCAAGATCGGCGGGACCGAGCGCGACGGCGATCAGTACACGGTCCATCATGGGCCGCACAAAGGGAAAGCCATCTCCGGCCGGTACTTCGCCGACGAACGCTTCGCGAATCCGTTTTTCGAATACGTGCATCCGGCTGCCGGCTTTACCGACTACGCCACCATCCCTGCCGACCAGGCCTCGCTCGAGGCGCTGTTAACCAACGCAGAAACGATGGCCGAAATCCTCACGGTGGGAACCAGCGTGACGGTCGTCACCGAGGTCAAAAGCAAGGACAGTCGCTTCGGCAATAACCACGGCAACTTCGTCGGCGGCGTGGAAACGATCCAGCATGAACGCCGCGGCCAGATCCCGGTCGCCTTTTCCCGCGTCATGGAATCGCCCGGCAAAGTCAGCCAGGCCGACTTCCGCGAGGCATTGCGGATCGCCTTTCAACTTTTCCTGCGTCGCGATCCAAACGACGCCGAAGTCGACCATTACTGGCGGACCGTCTTCCAGAAGAACGCCGAACTGGGCAACACCATGGCCCTGCAGGCGGTGTTGATCTACATCGCCGTTTCCCCCGAGTTTGTCTACCGGATGGAGACAGGCCTCGGCCCGGCCGACGAACATGGCCGCCGCATGCTGTCGCCGCACGAACTGGTCTACGCGGTGCACTACGCCTTCCAGAACACGGCCCCGTTTGGCGTTGAAGAGTTTGAACGGAAAGAAATTTACACCAAGGCAGCGGAACCGCTGGTCGTGGAAGCGATGACCCAGCAGAACGCCGTGACCTACGCCCGGAACGGCTGGCTGGCGGAGGAAATGCTGCTGGGCCAGCTGCAGACCAAAGCCGATGTCGAACGGGCTGTGCGCAAATACCTGGGCGGTTCCCCCGGCAACATGCACCCCAACCACAACAGCCCGCTGGAGTCGGTCAAGAATCCACGCGTCCTGCAGTTCTTTCGCGAGTTCTTCGGCTACCACCAGGCGTTAACCGTTTTTAAAGATGTGAACCAGTTCGCCTCGACCCCCGGCTTTGAGCATTTTCACGACCACACGCCGACCCGGTTGATGTACGACACCGACGCCCTGGTGCTGCACATCCTGCAGCAGGATAAACACGTGTTCGAGGAACTGCTCACCACCAACAAAGTGTTCGTGTCGTACTGGAGTGGAACCAACGACGAAGGCTCCATTCAAAAGGCCGGCGGCAAGAAGAAATACGCCGCCCAGCACGACGCCCAAAGCTATAACCTGGATCCGTTCGAAAGCGAGCACCCGCGAAACGACCCGATCCTGGTCCCTAGCGAACAGCGGTGCGGCGTGCTGACCCAGCCCAGCTGGCTGGTGGCCCACAGCGGCAACTTTGATAACGATCCTGTCCGCCGCGGCAAATGGATCCGCGAGAAGCTGCTCGCTGGCTACATTATGGATGTGCCGATCACGGTCGACGCCCAGATTCCCGACAGCGAAACCGAAACCCTCCGCGAGCGGTTCCGCGTGGTGCGCGCCGACTCTTGCTGGCGCTGCCATAAGAAAATGAACCCGCTGGGAATGCCGTTTGAAGCATTCAATCATGTGGGCCGTTTTCGCCTGGAAGAAATGGGCAAGCCGGTCGACACGCATGGCGGCATCACGTACAGCGGGACCGATGGTCTCGATGGCGAAGTGGAGAACGTACACGACATGATGCACCGCCTGGCCGCTTCCCCCCGGGTCCGGCAGTCGTTTATCCGCCACATGTTCCGCTACTGGATGGGCCGTAACGAAATGCTGAGCGATTCGCAAACGCTGATCGCCATGGACCAGGCCTATGTCCAGAATGAAGGCAGCTTCCAGGAAGCGCTCGTCGCCTTGTTGACCTCGGACTCTTTCCTTTACCGCAAATAAACCGCCAGGCCTCGCATGTTGAAGACGCTGTTTCTCTCGTTATCATGCCGCATGTTGTCGGTTGTGGTCGCGTCATTGATGATGGGACTGCTGGCCGTCGTCCCGCCGCCTGCGGCATTCGCCGCATCCCTGACGGTGGCGGAGGCCGAGTCGCTGCTTGCCGAAAAAGGGAACTCGCTGAACGACGCCGATCTGCAGAAACTGGCTGGCGCCGTCGAGTTGACACATCTCGACCTGACCAACTGCGGCCGGATCACCGACAAGGGGCTCGCTCATCTGCATTCGCTGATCGGGCTCAAATCGCTGGACCTGTCCGGCTGCCGTAGCGTGACGGCCGAAGGCATGCGGCATCTGCAGCCGCTGACGTCGCTGCAGCGTTTATCGCTGGCGCGGACGGGCTCCGCGGTGAACGGCCTGCGGCATCTGCAGTCGCTGCCGCATTTGGCCGAGCTCGATGTCAGCCAGAACAACGGCTTGCGCGGCGAAGGCTTGGAACTGCTCACGCAGCTGACGTGGCTGAACGCGTCCTGCGTCCGTGGCGCCTGGAACGACCAGAGCATGGGCCGCATCGCCGGTTTGACGCGGCTGA is part of the Lignipirellula cremea genome and encodes:
- a CDS encoding DUF1588 domain-containing protein, with product MIFRFAHARPTVLCAACCLALQAWLAGGFAGADEPTAIEPAAAESSQAFARQAPAFVAKYCTDCHGADLQEGGLRLDRAELDLAQDDAAKTWVRVLEQVLFAEMPPEDASAAPSSVERAQFVELVEGELSRFGRGISLAEKMLLPEYGNFVDHDQLFSGQITDLPYTPARLWRQRPDIYRQIWGKHYGRKHMYSVKIGGTERDGDQYTVHHGPHKGKAISGRYFADERFANPFFEYVHPAAGFTDYATIPADQASLEALLTNAETMAEILTVGTSVTVVTEVKSKDSRFGNNHGNFVGGVETIQHERRGQIPVAFSRVMESPGKVSQADFREALRIAFQLFLRRDPNDAEVDHYWRTVFQKNAELGNTMALQAVLIYIAVSPEFVYRMETGLGPADEHGRRMLSPHELVYAVHYAFQNTAPFGVEEFERKEIYTKAAEPLVVEAMTQQNAVTYARNGWLAEEMLLGQLQTKADVERAVRKYLGGSPGNMHPNHNSPLESVKNPRVLQFFREFFGYHQALTVFKDVNQFASTPGFEHFHDHTPTRLMYDTDALVLHILQQDKHVFEELLTTNKVFVSYWSGTNDEGSIQKAGGKKKYAAQHDAQSYNLDPFESEHPRNDPILVPSEQRCGVLTQPSWLVAHSGNFDNDPVRRGKWIREKLLAGYIMDVPITVDAQIPDSETETLRERFRVVRADSCWRCHKKMNPLGMPFEAFNHVGRFRLEEMGKPVDTHGGITYSGTDGLDGEVENVHDMMHRLAASPRVRQSFIRHMFRYWMGRNEMLSDSQTLIAMDQAYVQNEGSFQEALVALLTSDSFLYRK